TAGATGATGTATGGATAGTACAGGTTGTTAACCACTGCCAGGCGCCACATGCTGACGCCGAACCGCATAGCGATCTTCCAGAGCGAATCGCCGTACTGCACGATATATGTGCGGCCAGAGGGCGGCGGATCCCCACAGGTGGGAATCACCAGGCGCTGGCCCACATAGATGTAATTGGGATTGACCAGACCGTTGGCGGCCATAATGGCCCGCACGGTAGTGCCGAAACGCCAGGCAATCCCCGAGAGGGTATCCCCCGGTCGCACGATATAGACCGTGGAGGGGCACGGCGTGGGCGTCGCACCGGGTGTGGGCGCCGGCGTGGGCGTCACGCCAGGGATGAACAACTGCTGGCCAGGGCGCAGGTAGTTCGGGTTAGGCAGGTAGTTGCAGTACAGGATGTCCTGCACCGACACACCGAAGTATCGGGCGATCTTGTACAGCCAATCGCCCCAACGCACTGTATAGACGATGCCCTGCGAGCAAAGGCCGCCGGGTGTGGGGGTAGGCGCCGGCGTCATCGTCGCGCCGGGCACCGTGGCGGTCGGGGTCGGCGTGGGCGCCGGCGAGGTGGGCGTCGGTGTGCCAGGCGCCGGCGTCGGCGTAGCCGTACAAATCGGACACGGCGTCGGCGTGGAGAGCGGGATGAACAGCTCCACATGGCGCAGGTCGCCGTTCGTCGTCCAGACCGGGCTGTCCGGCCCCACCGCCAGGGCGGCGCGCCCGTTGATGGTGAAGTAAATGGTATCGCCCGGATGCGCGCCCGGCAGGCCGATGGACGCGCCCATGCAGGCCAGCAGGCCGTACTTGCCCGGCTCGGTCACGGTGAAACTGCCGCATTCCACCCCGTCGGGGCTCCATGCCCGCACCACTGCGCCGACCGGGATGGGCTGGCCCTCATAGATGGTGTTAATGCCGTAGAAGTTGACCCATTCGGGCGAGCCAGGAGGTCCAGAGGGCGTGGAGGTGACGGTGGGCGCCGGCGTATTGGTCGGGATGGGCGTCAGCGGCGGCACTTCCAGCTCCACATGGCGCACGTCGCCGTTGATGGTCCAGACCGCCGAGTCAGGCCCAAGGGCGTTGGCCGGCCGGCCGTTGATCTTGAACGAGATCGTGTCGCCAGGATGCGCGCCCGGGACGCCCAGCGGTGCGCGCACGCACGGTAGGACACCGTACTGGCCGGCGGTCATCACCACAAACTGGCCGCATTTCGTCCCATCGGGTGCGAACGCCTCCACCAACGCCCCCGGCGGCACCGGCGCGCCGTAATAGGTGGTGGCAGTGCCGTAGAAGTTCACCCATTCCGGCGGTACGGATGTCCCGCCGGCCGGCGTCGGGGTCGGGGTATGGGTGGCCGTGGCCGTCGGGAAGGGCGTCAGCGGCGGGACGTCCAGTTCCACGTGCAGGCGAGCGCCCATTTCCGTCCAGACCGCCGCATCCGGCCCCAGGGTGCGGGCGGCGCGGCCGTTGACGGTGAAGATGACGTTCTCGCCCGGCTGGACGCCCGGCTGGCCGTTGGCCGCGCGGTAGCAGGAGAGCAGGCCGTAGTAGCCGGCCTGGTTCACCACGAACTCACCGCACTTCACCCCGTCCGTGCTCCAGGCTTCCACCCGTGCACCGACCGGCAATGGCCCACCGTCATAGGTGGAGTTCTCGCCGTAGAAGTTCACCCACTCCGGCGGCGTGGTGCCGGGCGTGGAGGTGGCCGGCGGCACAGCGGTGAAGGTCGCCGTGGGCGCGGCCGGCGTAGCTGT
This DNA window, taken from Anaerolineae bacterium, encodes the following:
- a CDS encoding LysM peptidoglycan-binding domain-containing protein: MPETLSKRTLFRWLLLALLALLLALPATAGAQGPVPTNEWVNFYGLNTLLNGAPVPPGAVITAYDPQGVLCGQFVVHTAGRYGVMPVYRDDPMTAADEGASPGDTITFHINGLPATALGPGSPVWTANGDVIQVELSAGGVVPPTNTPVPPTDTPVPPANTATSTRTFTPVPPTATPAAPTATFTAVPPATSTPGTTPPEWVNFYGENSTYDGGPLPVGARVEAWSTDGVKCGEFVVNQAGYYGLLSCYRAANGQPGVQPGENVIFTVNGRAARTLGPDAAVWTEMGARLHVELDVPPLTPFPTATATHTPTPTPAGGTSVPPEWVNFYGTATTYYGAPVPPGALVEAFAPDGTKCGQFVVMTAGQYGVLPCVRAPLGVPGAHPGDTISFKINGRPANALGPDSAVWTINGDVRHVELEVPPLTPIPTNTPAPTVTSTPSGPPGSPEWVNFYGINTIYEGQPIPVGAVVRAWSPDGVECGSFTVTEPGKYGLLACMGASIGLPGAHPGDTIYFTINGRAALAVGPDSPVWTTNGDLRHVELFIPLSTPTPCPICTATPTPAPGTPTPTSPAPTPTPTATVPGATMTPAPTPTPGGLCSQGIVYTVRWGDWLYKIARYFGVSVQDILYCNYLPNPNYLRPGQQLFIPGVTPTPAPTPGATPTPCPSTVYIVRPGDTLSGIAWRFGTTVRAIMAANGLVNPNYIYVGQRLVIPTCGDPPPSGRTYIVQYGDSLWKIAMRFGVSMWRLAVVNNLYYPYII